The following proteins are encoded in a genomic region of Sebastes fasciatus isolate fSebFas1 chromosome 14, fSebFas1.pri, whole genome shotgun sequence:
- the glb1l gene encoding beta-galactosidase-1-like protein — protein sequence MAAGVLLFVAVNLACLSVSGNLVSGGRSFSIDYKNNCFLKDGKPFQYISGSIHYSRIPRYYWKDRLVKMYMTGLNAIQVYVPWNFHETVQGVQNFTGDRDLEHFLNLANQTGLLVILRPGPYICAEWEMGGLPAWLLEKPNIILRSADADYVQAVSNWLAVLLPKMKPWLYANGGNIISVQVENEYGSYFACDYNYMRHLRTLFRFFLGEETVLFTTDGNTDREMTCGSLEGLYATVDFGTDTNISKAFNRQRRFEPRGPLVNSEFYTGWLDHWADPHAVVNAQKVSRVLAEMLTMGANVNMYMFEGGTNFGYWNGADHDTRFRSVVTSYDYDAPLSEAGDPTEKLLAIRDVIKLFRDIPSGPMPPATPKFAYGFVTLKKVGKVGGLLNTLSPLGPVKSQHPLTFEEMKQYYGFMLYRTTLPRDLSEPTPLISPLNGVHDRAYVSVNGVFQGLLQRDTVLVMNVTGQQGDTVDVLVENMGRVNFGSKINDYKGLLSNLILGKDVLTDWQIYPLDIDGAIARGWPHSYSHNFSPASQRDASVGPALYTGTLQPNGLTWDTFLKLNEWTKGQVWINGMNLGRYWPARGPQQTLYVPGPLLSPILPNNITVLELEGAPAHLRVLFMDRPLLNVIAEKT from the exons ATGGCTGCTGGTGTCTTACTCTTCGTCGCAGTGAACCTCGCCTGTTTATCTGTCAGTGGAAACTTG GTCTCTGGAGGAAGATCGTTCTCTATAGACTACAAAAACAACTGTTTCCTGAAAGATGGGAAGCCCTTTCAGTACATCTCAGGCAGTATTCACTACTCCAGAATCCCACGGTACTACTGGAAGGACCGGCTCGTCAAGATGTACATGACTGGACTCAATGCTATCCAAGT ATATGTGCCCTGGAACTTCCATGAAACGGTACAGGGGGTCCAGAACTTCACAGGGGACCGAGATCTGGAGCATTTTCTGAATCTGGCCAATCAGACGGGTCTGCTGGTCATCCTGCGTCCAGGACCGTACATCTGTGCAGAGTGGGAAATG GGTGGATTGCCAGCATGGCTTCTTGAGAAACCAAACATCATACTTCGCTCAGCTGACGCAG ATTATGTCCAGGCAGTCAGCAACTGGCTTGCTGTTCTCCTGCCCAAAATGAAGCCTTGGCTGTATGCCAACGGGGGCAACATCATTTCTGTCCAG GTGGAGAATGAATATGGAAGTTACTTCGCTTGTGACTACAACTACATGCGTCACCTGCGGACTCTGTTCCGCTTCTTTCTGGGTGAAGAGACGGTCCTGTTCACCACCGATGGAAACACAGACAGGGAAATGACATGTGGGTCTCTGGAGGGATTATACGCCACCGTGGACTTTGGCACAG ACACCAACATATCTAAAGCCTTCAACCGGCAAAGACGGTTTGAACCTCGAGGGCCGCTG GTGAACTCAGAGTTCTACACTGGCTGGTTGGACCACTGGGCAGATCCGCATGCTGTGGTTAACGCTCAGAAGGTCAGCAGAGTGCTGGCAGAGATGCTAACCATGGGGGCCAACGTCAACAT GTACATGTTTGAAGGAGGCACCAACTTTGGCTACTGGAACG GCGCCGATCATGACACGAGGTTCCGCTCAGTAGTGACTAGTTATGATTACGACGCCCCGCTGTCGGAGGCAGGAGACCCCACAGAGAAGCTGTTGGCCATCAGAGACGTCATTAAGCTG TTTAGAGATATTCCCTCTGGGCCCATGCCACCAGCAACACCGAAGTTTGCCTATGGCTTCGTGACCCTGAAAAAG GTTGGCAAAGTCGGCGGTCTACTGAACACCCTCTCACCTCTCGGGCCGGTGAAATCCCAGCATCCTCTGACGTTTGAAGAGATGAAACAG TACTATGGATTCATGCTTTATCGGACCACGCTACCCCGGGACCTCTCCGAGCCCACGCCACTTATCTCTCCACTGAATGGGGTTCATGACCGTGCATATGTGTCCGTCAATGGG GTTTTCCAGGGTCTGTTGCAGAGAGACACGGTGCTGGTAATGAACGTCACTGGACAGCAGGGGGACACTGTGGACGTCCTCGTTGAGAACATGGGCAGGGTGAACTTTGGCAGCAAGATCAATGACTACAAG GGCCTCTTGAGCAACCTGATCCTGGGTAAAGATGTACTGACCGACTGGCAGATCTACCCTCTGGACATCGATGGAGCCATCGCTCGTGGATGGCCTCATTCATACAGTCACAACTTCTCCCCCGCCTCTCAGAGAGACGCTTCAGTTGGACCAGCCTTGTACACGGGGACCTTACAGCCCAACGGCCTTACCTGGGACACCTTTCTCAAGCTCAATGAATGGACAAAG GGTCAGGTTTGGATTAATGGTATGAATCTGGGACGATACTGGCCAGCCAGAGGCCCTCAACAGACTCTATATGTCCCAGGACCGCTGCTCAGCCCCATCCTGCCCAACAACATCACAGTACTGGAGCTGGAGGGAGCCCCGGCTCACCTACGGGTTCTCTTCATGGACCGACCTCTGCTTAATGTCATCGCTGAAAAGACTTAA